From Levilactobacillus zymae, a single genomic window includes:
- a CDS encoding 2-hydroxymuconate tautomerase, protein MPIVNIDLIAGRSQAQLKALVADVTAAVTKNTGAPAEHVHVILREMQPNRYGVAGVLKSDEK, encoded by the coding sequence ATGCCAATCGTCAACATTGATTTGATTGCGGGCCGTTCACAAGCCCAATTGAAGGCGTTAGTCGCCGATGTCACGGCGGCGGTGACCAAGAACACCGGTGCTCCGGCCGAACACGTTCACGTTATTTTACGCGAAATGCAGCCGAACCGTTACGGCGTTGCCGGCGTGTTAAAGAGCGACGAAAAGTAA